From a single Peromyscus maniculatus bairdii isolate BWxNUB_F1_BW_parent chromosome 4, HU_Pman_BW_mat_3.1, whole genome shotgun sequence genomic region:
- the Xirp2 gene encoding xin actin-binding repeat-containing protein 2 isoform X2 produces the protein MARYQAAVSRGDARSFSANVMEESEVCTVPGGLAKMKKQFEKDEVTSTCNGFSEYQYQHQSRSEQEAIHSSQEMRRNEQEVSKAYGTDVFKTEMISHLEKHTEEINQASQFHQYVQETVIDTPEDEEIPKVSTKILKEQFEKSAQEKFLYSDKETTTPSRCIKMKNDSEEPLKPSSAVGTSYSYTSTSQRKETSASSYSNHSVTSASLAQVNGTPSGKMEEFPPPPPDALQTPVDVTAFSQSPEFPSPPRGLPIPKDLYSKRRNLYELNRLYRHIHPELRKNLEKDYISEVSEIVSSQINSGNSGSADVQQARCIFENTNDSSQKDLNSERENLEWDEILKGEVQSMRWIFENQPLDSINNGSADEGYTSKTVADQELIAGGDVKYTTWMFETQPIDALGVPSAATEGNMEKIPELARGDVCTARWMFETRPLDSMNKMHQSQEEAASTAINGIIGGDVKTVRYMFETQHLDQLGQLHSVDEVHLLQLRSELKEIKGNVKRSIKCFETQPLYVIRDGSGQMLEIKTVQKEDIERGDVRTARWMFETQPLDTINKDITEIKVVRGISMEENVKGGVSRAKWLFETQPLEKIKEESEEAVLQKEAIIGTDVSKKCWMFETQPLDSLKEVPDADTVSADERIGGDVKTTKHLFETLPIEALKDSPDIGKLQKITASEEEKGDVKHQKWVFETQPLEDIREDKKEYIKTVRLEAVDRGDVKNYTHIFEANNLIKVDASHQIEVEGVTRGTVELNKSLFETIPLYAIQDHLGKYHQVKTVQQEEILAGDVRSYRWLFETRPIDQFDESLHKFQIIRGISAEEIQAGSVKSARWLFETQPLDSIKYLSREEETESKTEQTTDIVKGDVKTCKWLFETQPMESLYEKVSLMTNTEDIHKGDVRSCTWLFETQPLDTIKDDSEATVKLQTVKQEEIQGGDVRTACFLFETENLDNIQGNEGKETKPVEMDIQAGDVSGMKYKFENQPLDLISCSSEDVLNKIKTLKTEDIQKGNVLHCRWLFENKPIDMIKENQEGDGLVKTVTDIQGGNVRKGCFVFETFSLDKIKEESDGTSTRETNTEEVIKGDVKSYKMLFETQPLYAIRDQEGFYHEVTTVKKEEVTHGDVRGTRWLFETKPLDSINESEYVYVIKSVTQEDIQKGDVTSVRYKFETQPLDQISDESHNIVHTVDYIQGGNVKMGKQFFESENVDKKNYIRTVSVNEIQKGNVKTSTWLFETHSIDELGEGSGYENIKTVTQEEVQKGDVKNAVWLFENQTLDSIKEVDESAAKMTKEEIPPSDVKTTTWLFETTPIHEFNETRVEKVEIIGKSIKETLESLHSQRVIEAPGIIIEADEVGDVRMAKYKLMNQTTPEIQKEDVIRADLKSIMMNLLSQRDCTKKEIFVSEEEKGNVNLTKTQLLNRSTEFYAEKEEIVKGDVKQAITNLFSEERCAKKGILIQEDEKGDINMTIYCLLHENAGDKVEREDIIGGDVRRTIHNLLSSISNAKIPERTKIDALERGNVQFFTTCIETGALDYLKQLQTGTNETLTARKQEGGEEIIGGDVEGTKLLLKKRQSLFERSVNETDIISGDVHNTIKVLMTGPQCSSNKTQKEEIMKGDLKSTLNSLNQTMNQKIMAKTEEIRKGDRLDILESSDRQKESKQSGSIPSDIEQAIECLEKATNTRTEILKKELILDDLETSLRSLKEAQWGFKEVDKAGITKEDALPGIAGFSERQKTGINPAAVQRDKKSLLQPMPGPFEPVTRQQAGPGTLNETTQKSYHRSLIEERSEANLPRAPKGTVKIVIDREQNNDALEKSLRRMSNSEHRAMKSVLDMGDRMGISTESKEYLCGGKDMGKQVTATTSMKENLKTKESENVIDSKDDIFNFTQSVDKTFRKQQTQTCELRNDHQKSQFQDSYRKSQNNTKNMNISSVVQSYTPNPTQHLINKTAGEMHKTTRDFQKQTFLSQETQYSHKDTKKNDTDLQPLPADKDVHNVTGVGVSGKSHKKFQATDKEQKIDVCLESQDFLMKTNTSKELKMAMERSFNPINLHPEYNIKENEDSIPPPSPPPPPPSNASSEIEFPLPPPPPLMLLPEKDEIPPSSSTEKTKTEFESFPSLPLPPPPVDEKSERECLSASLPPPPKPSQASSVPENQSEAFTQQYSQREASGSQQIHSQANTLTGKSPPPTLPKPKLPKRIKDKMSQQSPNGELGRSLSDMEIKTTLSKDQKRSMVATSIKHTETQQEVSRECLDERKQLSIHSAHSLSQTAPEIPALKGKQTAPLVKSHSFPSGSEQQSPKPYVRKFKTPLMIAEEKYRRQKEETEKQRQENSCHSIVQTETYHQNISEREKELASHKAGEAVPIPRKDLDLTRAQFNPDSKNRAVFAGMSSDSQLSTASALMVATERLQHVLAASEDKCTIRKEGIQSSKDMLQLKSACEISQSHNDSKTQQTLEQHMENLPFPQSKPIFPSFKVKTIKLPTLDHTSTETDLSSESHIKQSEVDIQTIAKPMNQEVKKTQARAQCDNKQSVPEKSSQLPKTEKRVTVQMPEDYSEKNQESKLKTVPKRQRGFGEFDRESEERNQDLSMSRSKEDRLIVERKQEDLQGQRVPRLVQQKIIHACLDSQTQNFQQTQIQASESTVEKKCLRDNGMQQRHVSPNTEDLKQEITQNKSPFSSVKGSQHDDGKCGINILEFLRKREELQQILSRVKQFEAESNKSGLKTFQTLLNIVPVWLISEEKREYGVRVAMENNLEKVKEEIAHIKTQAEDMLVHCEHIIQTAMMASQTGKQRDKRTHLNEMSLKVSNVNASSNKCTEQKENKIIEEKLSSHHQVATTHNPASTHQETKGGDNKIAPPSLKTRPPSPTFITIESTARRAEASTKSELSQSPKKNSCTEPPPRRPTEQTSRLHRTCTSPSPPRSRSEQLVRLKDTTARLAKGTIPCLSGTPVPIVEKRSEVVMSPATLRRQIKIESHARDSPPTITIPVSVNHVVSGSFRDSVETQEAMRKIEQKETYIHKDEMNSINNTMPATESYDAVEIIRQVEGPRLSERTERFEAANQTVQMAERFLNGHENEINRWFREFENVPVFGAKTERRAYANGEINHNMKQESHTFCKEEFGLGSSGNANFTGFSYRHPRELQEVPAMQPRVHSEARSLSEHFLGLDAFDHQIVESKVATSSSRSSEAGRSGFDFKHAPPTYEDVIAGHILDLSDSPTNLRRDFQKTWQESERVFQRLGYETAAAQAPEMNRAFQEESAFISETAGSRQGNLHNLSKDSLSNGAPHSRPAEFS, from the exons GAAGCAATCCACAGCAGTCAAGAAATGAGAAGGAATGAACAAGAAGTTTCTAAAGCATATGGAACTGATGTCTTCAAAACTGAAATG aTATCACATCTTGAAAAGCATACTGAGGAAATAAACCAAGCTTCACAGTTTCATCAATATGTTCAAGAAACAG TCATTGATACACCTGAGGATGAAGAGATTCCTAAGGTTTCTACtaagattttaaaagaacaattcgAAAAGTCTGCCCAGGAAAAGTTTCTCTACTCTGACAAAGAAACAACAACTCCATCCAGGTGTATAAAG ATGAAAAATGACAGTGAAGAACCCTTAAAGCCATCATCAGCTGTGGGTACCTCTTATTCTTACACTTCAACCAGTCAGAGGAAGGAAACGTCAGCCTCAAGTTACAGTAATCACAGTGTCACTTCAGCATCCCTGGCACAAGTTAATGGCACCCCTTCAGGGAAGATGGAAGaatttcctcctcccccacctgatGCACTTCAAACACCAGTGGATGTGACAGCATTTTCCCAGTCCCCCGAATTCCCCAGTCCCCCTAGGGGACTACCAATCCCCAAAGATTTATATTCCAAACGAAGAAATTTGTATGAGTTAAATCGTTTATATAGACATATCCATCCCGAGTTACGAAAAAACTTAGAGAAAGACTACATCAGTGAGGTTTCTGAAATTGTTTCTAGCCAGATAAACTCAGGAAACTCAGGTTCAGCAGATGTGCAACAAGCTCGGTGTATTtttgaaaacacaaatgacagttctcaaaaggatctgaactcagaaagagaaaacctGGAATGGGATGAAATTCTGAAAGGAGAGGTGCAGTCAATGAGATGGATTTTTGAGAATCAACCATTAGATTCTATCAACAATGGTTCTGCAGATGAAGGGTACACTTCCAAGACTGTTGCTGACCAAGAACTCATTGCTGGGGGTGATGTGAAGTATACTACTTGGATGTTTGAAACTCAGCCAATAGATGCCCTGGGGGTCCCTTCTGCTGCCACTGAAGGAAACATGGAAAAGATTCCTGAGCTAGCTAGAGGAGATGTTTGCACAGCAAGGTGGATGTTCGAAACAAGGCCTTTAGACTCAATGAACAAAATGCACCAAAGCCAAGAAGAAGCAGCATCTACTGCTATAAATGGCATAATTGGGGGAGACGTCAAGACCGTAAGATACATGTTTGAGACTCAACACCTGGATCAACTCGGACAGCTTCACTCCGTGGATGAAGTTCACTTATTACAACTCAGATCTGAACTCAAAGAAATTAAAGGAAACGTCAAGAGAAGCATAAAGTGCTTTGAAACGCAACCATTGTATGTCATCAGAGATGGTTCAGGCCAAATGCTAGAAATCAAAACCGTACAGAAAGAAGACATCGAAAGGGGGGATGTGAGAACAGCACGTTGGATGTTTGAAACACAGCCATTGGACACAATTAACAAAGATATCACAGAAATTAAGGTTGTTCGAGGAATATCCATGGAAGAAAATGTCAAAGGTGGGGTGAGTAGAGCAAAGTGGTTATTCGAGACACAACCCCTGGAGAAAATCAAAGAAGAGTCAGAAGAGGCTGTCCTTCAAAAAGAAGCAATCATAGGTACAGATGTTTCTAAGAAGTGTTGGATGTTTGAAACACAGCCATTAGACAGTCTAAAAGAAGTTCCTGATGCAGATACTGTATCAGCTGACGAGAGAATAGGAGGTGACGTAAAAACCACCAAACATCTATTTGAAACACTTCCAATAGAGGCTCTAAAAGACAGTCCTGATATTGGAAAGCTTCAAAAAATCACTGCctctgaagaagaaaagggagatgtGAAGCACCAGAAGTGGGTCTTTGAAACTCAACCTTTAGAAGACATTAGAGAAGATAAGAAAGAGTATATAAAAACAGTGAGGCTGGAAGCAGTTGATAGAGGTGATGTAAAGAACTATACACATATCTTTGAAGCCAACAATTTAATTAAGGTTGATGCATCACATCAAATTGAGGTGGAAGGAGTCACCAGAGGCACCGTGGAGTTGAATAAATCTCTCTTTGAGACAATCCCACTGTACGCTATTCAAGACCACCTTGGAAAATACCACCAAGTGAAGACAGTCCAGCAAGAAGAAATCCTAGCAGGAGATGTGAGAAGCTACAGGTGGCTTTTTGAAACAAGGCCCATTGACCAATTTGATGAAAGCCTTCATAAATTTCAGATAATTAGAGGAATATCTGCTGAAGAAATACAAGCAGGGAGTGTGAAATCTGCTAGATGGTTGTTTGAAACTCAGCCCCTTGATTCAATTAAATATCTtagcagagaggaagaaacagaaagcaaaactgaACAAACTACAGATATTGTTAAAGGGGATGTCAAAACCTGTAAATGGCTATTTGAGACCCAGCCAATGGAGTCTCTTTATGAAAAGGTTTCCTTGATGACAAACACTGAAGATATCCACAAAGGTGATGTCCGAAGCTGTACCTGGCTTTTTGAAACTCAGCCACTTGATACTATAAAAGATGACTCTGAAGCAACAGTCAAACTTCAAACTGTAAAGCAGGAGGAGATCCAAGGTGGGGATGTTCGGACAGCatgttttctctttgagacagaaAATCTGGACAACATACAAGGGAATGAAGGGAAAGAAACCAAGCCTGTGGAGATGGATATACAAGCTGGGGATGTCTCTGGCATGAAGTATAAGTTCGAAAATCAGCCCTTAGATTTAATCAGTTGCAGTTCAGAGGATGTTTTGAATAAGATCAAAACCCTAAAAACCGAAGACATTCAGAAAGGCAATGTGTTACATTGTAGGTGGCTATTTGAAAACAAACCCATTGATAtgataaaagaaaatcaagaaggtGATGGATTGGTTAAGACAGTGACAGACATACAAGGTGGAAATGTGAGAAAGGGCTGCTTCGTTTTTGAGACATTCTCTTTGGATAAGATTAAAGAAGAATCTGATGGCACCAGCACCAGGGAAACAAACACTGAAGAAGTAATAAAAGGTGACGTAAAAAGCTACAAAATGCTCTTTGAAACACAGCCGCTCTATGCAATTCGAGATCAAGAAGGGTTTTATCATGAAGTGACAACagttaaaaaagaagaagtaacTCATGGAGATGTGCGGGGAACAAGGTGGCTCTTTGAAACAAAACCATTAGACTCCATTAATGAATCAGAATATGTGTATGTCATTAAATCTGTCACCCAGGAAGACATTCAGAAGGGGGATGTGACTTCTGTCAGGTACAAATTTGAAACTCAGCCACTGGATCAGATTTCAGATGAATCCCATAATATTGTGCACACTGTTGACTATATTCAAGGAGGCAATGTGAAGATGGGTAAACAATTTTTTGAGTCTGAAAATGTTGACAAGAAGAATTATATCAGAACAGTAAGTGTCAATGAAATACAAAAGGGCAATGTTAAGACTTCTACTTGGCTCTTTGAAACTCATAGCATAGATGAGCTGGGAGAAGGATCTGGATATGAAAATATCAAGACTGTCACCCAGGAAGAGGTGCAGAAAGGTGACGTTAAGAATGCAGTGTGGCTTTTTGAAAATCAAACATTGGATTCTATTAAGGAAGTAGATGAAAGTGCTGCAAAAATGACCAAAGAAGAAATTCCTCCATCGGATGTCAAAACAACTACGTGGCTGTTTGAAACAACACCTATTCATGAATTTAATGAAACTAGAGTAGAGAAGGTAGAAATTATTGGCAAAAGTATCAAGGAAACACTGGAAAGCCTCCACTCTCAAAGAGTTATTGAAGCTCCTGGAATTATCATTGAAGCTGATGAAGTTGGGGATGTCCGAATGGCAAAATACAAGCTCATGAACCAAACAACTCCAGAGATACAGAAGGAAGATGTTATCAGAGCTGATCTCAAAAGCATAATGATGAATTTACTTTCCCAAAGAGACTGTACAAAGAAAGAGATATTTGTCAgtgaagaggagaagggaaatgTCAATTTGACTAAAACTCAATTATTAAACAGATCAACTGAATTTTATGCTGAAAAAGAAGAGATAGTGAAAGGGGATGTAAAACAAGCAATAACAAATCTGTTCTCAGAGGAAAGATGTGCAAAGAAAGGAATCTTAATTCAGGAAGATGAAAAAGGAGATATTAACATGACTATCTATTGTCTTCTGCATGAAAATGCTGGTGACAAGGTTGAGCGTGAAGACATAATAGGAGGTGATGTAAGACGCACAATTCACAACCTGTTATCTTCTATATCAAATGCTAAAATACCTGAAAGGACAAAAATCGATGCCTTAGAGAGGGGAAACGTTCAGTTCTTCACAACATGCATAGAAACTGGAGCTTTGGATTACCTCAAACAACTCCAAACAGGGACAAATGAAACTCTCACAGCTAGGAAacaagagggaggggaagaaataaTTGGCGGTGATGTTGAGGGCACAAAACTGTTACTAAAGAAAAGGCAGTCTCTGTTTGAACGTTCTGTTAATGAAACTGACATCATCTCAGGAGATGTGCATAATACAATTAAAGTCTTAATGACAGGGCCTCAGTGTTCATCTaataagacacagaaagaagagatTATGAAAGGTGATTTAAAATCAACCCTAAATTCTCTCAACCAGACCATGAATCAGAAAATAATGgctaaaacagaagaaatcagaaaaggTGACAGGCTGGACATACTGGAGTCAAGTGACAGACAGAAGGAATCTAAACAATCTGGTAGCATCCCTAGTGATATTGAGCAAGCTATTGAGTGCCTGGAGAAGGCTACAAATACAAGGACTGAAATACTGAAAAAAGAGTTGATACTGGATGATCTTGAAACATCATTAAGGTCTTTGAAAGAAGCACAATGGGGTTTCAAAGAAGTTGATAAGGCAGGCATAACCAAAGAAGATGCACTGCCTGGGATAGCAGGattctcagaaagacaaaaaacaggaATTAATCCAGCAGCTGTCCAGAGAGACAAAAAAAGTCTTCTTCAACCAATGCCAGGACCATTTGAGCCAGTAACCAGGCAGCAAGCAGGACCAGGCACTCTCAATGAAACTACCCAGAAATCCTACCACCGGTCTTTAATAGAAGAAAGATCTGAGGCTAATCTTCCCAGAGCCCCTAAGGGCACTGTAAAAATTGTCATTGATCGTGAACAAAACAATGATGCTCTTGAGAAAAGCCTTAGGAGGATGTCTAACTCAGAACACAGAGCTATGAAAAGTGTCTTAGACATGGGTGACAGAATGGGCATCTCGACTGAGAGCAAAGAATATCTGTGTGGTGGCAAGGATATGGGCAAACAGGTAACTGCAACCACCTCAATGAAGGAAAATCTGAAAACCAAGGAATCAGAGAATGTGATAGATTCAAAGGATGATATCTTTAACTTCACCCAGTCTGTGGATAAAACGTTTAGAAAGCAGCAGACTCAAACTTGTGAACTAAGGAATGACCACCAAAAGTCTCAGTTCCAGGATTCCTATAGGAAGAGTCAAAATAATACCAAAAACATGAATATATCATCAGTGGTACAAAGTTATACACCAAATCCCACTCAACATCTTATCAATAAGACAGCTGGAGAAATGCATAAGACAACAAGGGACTTTCAGAAGCAAACCTTCCTAAGCCAGGAAACACAGTATTCTCataaagatacaaagaaaaatgacacGGACCTTCAACCTTTGCCTGCAGATAAGGATGTACACAATGTAACAGGAGTAGGAGTCTCTGGGAAAAGCCACAAAAAATTTCAGGCAACtgacaaagaacagaaaattgaTGTTTGTCTAGAAAGCCAGGACTTTCTAATGAAGACAAATACTTCCAAAGAGTTGAAAATGGCAATGGAGAGGTCCTTTAATCCAATCAACCTTCACCCCGagtataatataaaagaaaatgaggactccattccacctccatctccccctcctcctccaccttccaatGCATCATCTGAAATTGAAtttcctctcccccctccaccACCTTTAATGCTGTTGCCTGAAAAAGATGAGATTCCTCCCTCATCATCCACAGAGAAGACAAAGACTGAATTTGAAAGCTTCCCaagtctccctcttcctccaccaccAGTAGATGAGAAATCTGAAAGAGAATGTCTGTCAGCATCGctaccacctcctccaaagccatCACAAGCCTCCTCTGTCCCAGAAAATCAAAGTGAAGCATTCACACAGCAATATTCCCAAAGAGAAGCCTCAGGCTCTCAGCAAATTCACTCTCAGGCTAACACCCTAACAGGGAAATCACCACCTCCTACACTTCCCAAACCCAAACTTCCCAAGagaattaaagataaaatgaGCCAGCAGTCCCCAAATGGTGAATTGGGAAGATCTCTGTCAGATATGGAAATTAAAACTACTCTTTCAAAGGATCAGAAAAGATCAATGGTGGCAACGAGCAttaagcacacagagacacagcaggAAGTATCCAGAGAATGTCTTGATGAAAGAAAACAGCTGTCCATCCACTCagcacactctctctctcagacagctccagaaatcccagcactcaaaggaaAACAGACAGCACCCCTTGTTAAATCCCACTCATTCCCATCGGGTTCAGAACAACAAAGTCCAAAGCCTTATGTGAGAAAATTTAAGACGCCTTTAATGATCGCTGAAGAAAAATACAGACGGCAAAAGGAAGAGactgagaaacagagacaggagaattcttgCCACAGCATTGTCCAAACAGAAACCTACCACCAAAacatatcagagagagagaaagaattagcatCACACAAAGCAGGTGAGGCAGTCCCCATACCCAGAAAGGATTTGGATTTGACTAGGGCACAATTCAACCCGGACTCTAAGAACAGGGCTGTGTTTGCAGGCATGAGTTCTGACAGCCAGCTCTCCACAGCTTCTGCCTTGATGGTTGCTACTGAGAGGCTTCAGCATGTTCTAGCAGCTTCAGAAGATAAGTGTACCATTAGAAAGGAAGGCATACAAAGCTCGAAGGACATGCTGCAATTGAAATCAGCTTGTGAAATTAGCCAGAGTCACAATGACAGTAAGACACAACAAACACTTGAGCAACATATGGAGAACTTGCCCTTTCCCCAAAGCAAACCAATTTTCCCAAGTTTCAAAGTGAAAACTATCAAGCTGCCAACTCTAGATCATACATCGACTGAAACAGATCTCAGTTCTGAAAGTCACATAAAGCAATCTGAAGTTGACATCCAAACCATTGCTAAACCAATGAATCAGGAAGTCAAGAAGACCCAAGCAAGGGCGCAATGTGATAATAAGCAATCTGTGCCTGAAAAATCTTCTCAATTACCTaaaacagagaaaagagtgaCAGTGCAAATGCCTGAAGACTACTCAGAGAAAAATCAAGAGAGTAAGCTCAAAACAGTTCCCAAGAGACAGAGGGGATTTGGGGAATTTGACAGAGAGAGTGAAGAAAGGAATCAGGACTTATCAATGAGCAGGTCAAAAGAAGACAGATTAATagttgaaagaaaacaagaagatcTGCAGGGCCAGCGAGTACCAAGGTTAGTCCAGCAAAAGATTATCCATGCATGTCTGGACTCACAGACTCAGAATTTTCAGCAAACACAAATACAAGCTTCTGAAAGTACAGTTGAGAAAAAATGTCTTAGAGACAATGGCATGCAACAGAGACATGTCTCTCCTAACACTGAAGATTTGAAACAAGAGATTACACAGAATAAATCTCCATTTTCCTCTGTGAAAGGATCCCAGCACGATGATGGAAAATGTGGCATAAATATATTGGAATTCTTGAGAAAACGTGAAGAACTACAGCAGATTTTGTCTAGAGTAAAACAGTTTGAAGCAGAGTCAAATAAAAGTGGCCTTAAAACCTTTCAGACGCTGTTAAATATTGTTCCAGTATGGCTGATAagtgaagaaaaaagagaatatggagtTCGTGTTGCCATGGAGAATAATTTAGaaaaagtcaaagaagaaatagcaCATATTAAAACTCAAGCAGAGGATATGCTTGTGCACTGTGAACATATAATTCAAACAGCCATGATGGCCTCGCaaacaggaaagcagagagaTAAGCGTACCCATCTTAATGAAATGTCATTGAAAGTGTCTAATGTTAATGCCAGCTCTAATAAATGcactgaacagaaagaaaataaaattatagaagaaaaattatcaTCACACCACCAAGTAGCAACTACTCATAATCCTGCTAGCACACATCAGGAGACTAAGGGAGGAGATAATAAGATTGCTCCTCCCTCTTTGAAAACTCGCCCACCATCACCAACGTTCATTACAATCGAGTCCACTGCCCGACGAGCAGAAGCCTCCACTAAGAGTGAGCTTTCGCAGTCCCCTAAAAAGAACAGTTGTACTGAACCTCCACCCCGAAGACCCACAGAGCAAACATCTAGACTTCACAGAACATgcacctccccatccccaccaagGAGTCGCTCAGAACAACTGGTTAGACTCAAAGACACCACGGCCAGGCTAGCCAAAGGTACCATCCCATGTTTGTCAGGGACCCCAGTTCCAATTGTAGAGAAGAGATCTGAAGTTGTCATGTCTCCAGCCACACTCCGAAGGCAAATTAAGATAGAAAGTCATGCCAGGGACTCTCCTCCCACCATCACAATACCTGTAAGTGTAAACCATGTCGTTAGTGGTTCCTTCAGAGACTCTGTGGAAACTCAAGAGGCAATGAGGAAGATAGAGCAAAAGGAGACTTACATTCATAAAGATGAAATGAATTCGATCAACAACACAATGCCAGCGACGGAAAGCTATGATGCAGTTGAGATCATCCGCCAGGTGGAAGGGCCTCGCCTATCAGAACGCACAGAGAGATTTGAAGCCGCCAATCAAACAGTTCAAATGGCTGAACGTTTTCTGAATGGCCATGAAAACGAAATAAACAGATGGTTTAGGGAATTTGAGAATGTCCCAGTTTTTGgagcaaagacagagagaagagcttATGCAAATGGTGAAATAAACCACAACATGAAACAAGAGAGTCACACATTTTGTAAGGAGGAATTTGGATTAGGATCTTCTGGAAATGCTAATTTTACAGGCTTTTCATACAGACATCCTAGAGAGCTCCAAGAAGTTCCAGCTATGCAGCCCAGGGTTCACTCTGAAGCAAGGTCTCTGAGTGAGCATTTCTTAGGTTTGGATGCATTTGACCATCAGATTGTTGAGTCAAAGGTGGCAACCTCATCCTCACGTAGCTCAGAAGCTGGCAGGTCTGGCTTCGACTTCAAGCATGCCCCACCAACCTATGAAGATGTGATCGCTGGCCATATCCTAGATCTTTCGGATTCACCTacaaatctcagaagagattttcaGAAGACATGGCAGGAGAGTGAGAGGGTTTTTCAGCGCTTGGGATATGAAACCGCAGCTGCACAAGCACCTGAAATGAACAGGGCCTTCCAGGAGGAATCTGCCTTTATAAGTG aaactgCTGGTTCAAGACAAGGAAACCTGCATAATTTGTCAAAAGACAGTTTATCCAATGGAGCGCCTCATAGCAGACCAGCAGAATTTTCATAA